In a single window of the Nilaparvata lugens isolate BPH chromosome 1, ASM1435652v1, whole genome shotgun sequence genome:
- the LOC120353393 gene encoding uncharacterized protein LOC120353393 encodes MKDDDREQYGRRNTLEVYGVPELQNEDVQSRILEIGKALDVKLDRRSIDACHRLPRRRDNTAPGIIVRFVCRGDKDALLKKRKECRDFSTQHINMQGNSPIYINQSITAERRKLFGRAKMIQRENGFRHVWIDRVGRIKVRYEDGGPVNIIRCEEDLNKLTNRNKDNVGVSKK; translated from the coding sequence ATGAAAGATGACGATCGGGAGCAATATGGTCGGAGAAATACCCTTGAAGTATACGGTGTTCCGGAGTTGCAGAACGAGGATGTGCAGAGTCGAATACTGGAGATCGGGAAAGCATTGGATGTGAAGCTGGACCGCAGATCGATCGATGCATGTCATCGCCTCCCCAGAAGAAGAGACAACACCGCGCCCGGCATCATTGTTCGTTTTGTCTGTCGAGGAGATAAGGATGCCTTGCTCAAAAAGAGGAAAGAATGTAGAGACTTTTCAACTCAACATATCAACATGCAGGGAAATAGTCCAATCTACATAAACCAATCTATAACGGCGGAGAGACGTAAGCTGTTCGGCAGAGCCAAGATGATACAACGGGAGAATGGGTTTCGACATGTGTGGATCGACCGAGTGGGCCGAATCAAAGTCAGGTACGAGGACGGCGGTCCTGTTAATATTATCAGGTGTGAGGAGGACCTCAACAAGCTCACAAATAGGAATAAGGACAATGTCGGTGtaagtaaaaaataa
- the LOC111062618 gene encoding uncharacterized protein LOC111062618 isoform X3, whose product MRLALSSRVKLQITLRFLALGYTYSRLEDIYSVPRSSISHFIKEVLDAMSEVLADYGPIQAHQNLAHWKKIQEEFMLKWQFPFCCGALGGKHVYIKNPPPGGSENFKYEGTFSIVMLALVDANYKFIYIDVGKNGRTNDASIFESSSLDDLLSNNTLNLPDKSILVASETFPLRKEVMTPFTGQHLTDKQVLFNHRLDRCQRTAENALGIMVSRFKVFQRPQNLALDKVDSIIRTCAVLHNWLLENSPNYIESGLIDEEDELTGTFTAGSWRSNPNSTGVADIQYPTSNSIHTQEAANYRQKLADYFLSDDARIQFE is encoded by the exons ATGAGGCTGGCATTGTCCAGTAGAGTGAAGCTGCAAATAACTTTGAGATTCCTTGCTCTGGGTTATACTTATAGTAGATTGGAAGATATTTACTCTGTGCCTAGATCCTCAATTTCTCATTTTATCAAGGAAGTCTTGGATGCTATGTCAGAAGTACTTGCAGACTACGGACCTATACAG GCTCACCAAAATCTTGCACATTGGAAAAAAATTCAAGAAGAGTTCATGTTGAAGTGGCAGTTTCCTTTTTGCTGCGGTGCATTGGGTGGAAAGCATGTATACATAAAGAATCCACCTCCAGGGGgttcagaaaatttcaaatatgaagGGACATTCAGTATTGTAATGCTAGCGTTAGTAGATGccaattacaaatttatttatattgatgttGGGAAAAATGGACGAACAAATGATGCTTCTATATTTGAAAGCTCATCATTGGATGatttattgtcaaataataCATTGAATTTGCCTGATAAGTCAATACTGGTAGCAAGTGAGACATTTCCTTTAAGGAAAGAAGTGATGACACCATTCACAGGTCAACATCTTACTGATAAGCAGGTATTATTCAACCATCGTCTAGACCGTTGCCAGCGCACTGCTGAGAATGCTTTGGGAATAATGGTATCTCGGTTCAAAGTTTTCCAACGTCCTCAGAATTTGGCTTTGGACAAAGTAGATTCGATCATCAGGACTTGTGCTGTTCTACACAATTGGTTGTTAGAGAATAGTCCTAATTACATTGAATCTGGCCTGATTGATGAGGAAGATGAATTGACAGGGACTTTCACTGCTGGTAGTTGGCGATCAAACCCCAACAGTACTGGTGTTGCTGATATTCAGTATCCAACGTCCAACTCCATTCACACACAAGAAGCTGCCAATTATCGACAGAAACTGGCTGATTATTTCCTCAGCGATGATGCTcggattcaatttgaataa
- the LOC111062618 gene encoding uncharacterized protein LOC111062618 isoform X2: MSSRELLRRSILEVSPIIGRRDTNMRLALSSRVKLQITLRFLALGYTYSRLEDIYSVPRSSISHFIKEVLDAMSEVLADYGPIQAHQNLAHWKKIQEEFMLKWQFPFCCGALGGKHVYIKNPPPGGSENFKYEGTFSIVMLALVDANYKFIYIDVGKNGRTNDASIFESSSLDDLLSNNTLNLPDKSILVASETFPLRKEVMTPFTGQHLTDKQVLFNHRLDRCQRTAENALGIMVSRFKVFQRPQNLALDKVDSIIRTCAVLHNWLLENSPNYIESGLIDEEDELTGTFTAGSWRSNPNSTGVADIQYPTSNSIHTQEAANYRQKLADYFLSDDARIQFE, translated from the exons GTGAGCCCCATAATTGGTAGAAGAGATACGAATATGAGGCTGGCATTGTCCAGTAGAGTGAAGCTGCAAATAACTTTGAGATTCCTTGCTCTGGGTTATACTTATAGTAGATTGGAAGATATTTACTCTGTGCCTAGATCCTCAATTTCTCATTTTATCAAGGAAGTCTTGGATGCTATGTCAGAAGTACTTGCAGACTACGGACCTATACAG GCTCACCAAAATCTTGCACATTGGAAAAAAATTCAAGAAGAGTTCATGTTGAAGTGGCAGTTTCCTTTTTGCTGCGGTGCATTGGGTGGAAAGCATGTATACATAAAGAATCCACCTCCAGGGGgttcagaaaatttcaaatatgaagGGACATTCAGTATTGTAATGCTAGCGTTAGTAGATGccaattacaaatttatttatattgatgttGGGAAAAATGGACGAACAAATGATGCTTCTATATTTGAAAGCTCATCATTGGATGatttattgtcaaataataCATTGAATTTGCCTGATAAGTCAATACTGGTAGCAAGTGAGACATTTCCTTTAAGGAAAGAAGTGATGACACCATTCACAGGTCAACATCTTACTGATAAGCAGGTATTATTCAACCATCGTCTAGACCGTTGCCAGCGCACTGCTGAGAATGCTTTGGGAATAATGGTATCTCGGTTCAAAGTTTTCCAACGTCCTCAGAATTTGGCTTTGGACAAAGTAGATTCGATCATCAGGACTTGTGCTGTTCTACACAATTGGTTGTTAGAGAATAGTCCTAATTACATTGAATCTGGCCTGATTGATGAGGAAGATGAATTGACAGGGACTTTCACTGCTGGTAGTTGGCGATCAAACCCCAACAGTACTGGTGTTGCTGATATTCAGTATCCAACGTCCAACTCCATTCACACACAAGAAGCTGCCAATTATCGACAGAAACTGGCTGATTATTTCCTCAGCGATGATGCTcggattcaatttgaataa